A genomic stretch from Juglans microcarpa x Juglans regia isolate MS1-56 chromosome 3S, Jm3101_v1.0, whole genome shotgun sequence includes:
- the LOC121256986 gene encoding ADP-ribosylation factor-like protein 8a isoform X4 — MGCFSQLATETGGYSEDMIPTVGFNMRDVTKGNVTIKLWDLGGQPRFRSMWERYCRAVLAIVYVVDAADSENLPVSRSELDDLLSKPSLSSIPLLVLGNKIDKPGALSKEDLTEQMGLESITDREVCCFMISCKNSTNIDTVIDWLVKHSKSKD, encoded by the exons ACTGGTGGATATAGCGAAGACATGATTCCAACG GTAGGGTTTAATATGAGGGATGTAACTAAAGGGAATGTGACAATAAAGCTATGGGATCTTGGAGGTCAACCGAGATTTCGCAGTATGTGGGAAAGATACTGCCGTGCAGTTTTAGCCATTGT GTATGTGGTGGATGCCGCTGATTCTGAGAACTTGCCTGTCTCAAGAAGTGAACTTGATGACCTGTTGAGTAAACCGTCACTAAGTAGCATTCCCTTGCTGGTACTGGGTAACAAGATTGACAAACCAGGAGCTTTGTCTAAAGAGGATCTGACAGAGCAAAT GGGACTCGAGTCCATTACTGATAGAGAAGTCTGTTGCTTCATGATTTCTTGCAAGAACTCCACCAACATTGATACAGTTATTGATTGGCTTGTGAAGCATTCTAAATCAAAGGATTGA
- the LOC121256986 gene encoding ADP-ribosylation factor-like protein 8a isoform X3, whose translation MDISLIGLENAGKTSLVNVIATGGYSEDMIPTVGFNMRDVTKGNVTIKLWDLGGQPRFRSMWERYCRAVLAIVYVVDAADSENLPVSRSELDDLLSKPSLSSIPLLVLGNKIDKPGALSKEDLTEQMGLESITDREVCCFMISCKNSTNIDTVIDWLVKHSKSKD comes from the exons ATGGATATATCTTTAATAGGCCTTGAGAATGCTGGAAAAACATCACTTGTAAATGTTATTGCA ACTGGTGGATATAGCGAAGACATGATTCCAACG GTAGGGTTTAATATGAGGGATGTAACTAAAGGGAATGTGACAATAAAGCTATGGGATCTTGGAGGTCAACCGAGATTTCGCAGTATGTGGGAAAGATACTGCCGTGCAGTTTTAGCCATTGT GTATGTGGTGGATGCCGCTGATTCTGAGAACTTGCCTGTCTCAAGAAGTGAACTTGATGACCTGTTGAGTAAACCGTCACTAAGTAGCATTCCCTTGCTGGTACTGGGTAACAAGATTGACAAACCAGGAGCTTTGTCTAAAGAGGATCTGACAGAGCAAAT GGGACTCGAGTCCATTACTGATAGAGAAGTCTGTTGCTTCATGATTTCTTGCAAGAACTCCACCAACATTGATACAGTTATTGATTGGCTTGTGAAGCATTCTAAATCAAAGGATTGA
- the LOC121256986 gene encoding ADP-ribosylation factor-like protein 8a isoform X5: MIPTVGFNMRDVTKGNVTIKLWDLGGQPRFRSMWERYCRAVLAIVYVVDAADSENLPVSRSELDDLLSKPSLSSIPLLVLGNKIDKPGALSKEDLTEQMGLESITDREVCCFMISCKNSTNIDTVIDWLVKHSKSKD; the protein is encoded by the exons ATGATTCCAACG GTAGGGTTTAATATGAGGGATGTAACTAAAGGGAATGTGACAATAAAGCTATGGGATCTTGGAGGTCAACCGAGATTTCGCAGTATGTGGGAAAGATACTGCCGTGCAGTTTTAGCCATTGT GTATGTGGTGGATGCCGCTGATTCTGAGAACTTGCCTGTCTCAAGAAGTGAACTTGATGACCTGTTGAGTAAACCGTCACTAAGTAGCATTCCCTTGCTGGTACTGGGTAACAAGATTGACAAACCAGGAGCTTTGTCTAAAGAGGATCTGACAGAGCAAAT GGGACTCGAGTCCATTACTGATAGAGAAGTCTGTTGCTTCATGATTTCTTGCAAGAACTCCACCAACATTGATACAGTTATTGATTGGCTTGTGAAGCATTCTAAATCAAAGGATTGA
- the LOC121256986 gene encoding ADP-ribosylation factor-like protein 8a isoform X1, whose protein sequence is MGVWDAFLNWLRSLFIKQEMDISLIGLENAGKTSLVNVIATGGYSEDMIPTVGFNMRDVTKGNVTIKLWDLGGQPRFRSMWERYCRAVLAIVYVVDAADSENLPVSRSELDDLLSKPSLSSIPLLVLGNKIDKPGALSKEDLTEQMGLESITDREVCCFMISCKNSTNIDTVIDWLVKHSKSKD, encoded by the exons tcTTTTCATCAAGCAAGAAATGGATATATCTTTAATAGGCCTTGAGAATGCTGGAAAAACATCACTTGTAAATGTTATTGCA ACTGGTGGATATAGCGAAGACATGATTCCAACG GTAGGGTTTAATATGAGGGATGTAACTAAAGGGAATGTGACAATAAAGCTATGGGATCTTGGAGGTCAACCGAGATTTCGCAGTATGTGGGAAAGATACTGCCGTGCAGTTTTAGCCATTGT GTATGTGGTGGATGCCGCTGATTCTGAGAACTTGCCTGTCTCAAGAAGTGAACTTGATGACCTGTTGAGTAAACCGTCACTAAGTAGCATTCCCTTGCTGGTACTGGGTAACAAGATTGACAAACCAGGAGCTTTGTCTAAAGAGGATCTGACAGAGCAAAT GGGACTCGAGTCCATTACTGATAGAGAAGTCTGTTGCTTCATGATTTCTTGCAAGAACTCCACCAACATTGATACAGTTATTGATTGGCTTGTGAAGCATTCTAAATCAAAGGATTGA
- the LOC121256986 gene encoding ADP-ribosylation factor-like protein 8a isoform X2 → MVALPHATTAQSLFIKQEMDISLIGLENAGKTSLVNVIATGGYSEDMIPTVGFNMRDVTKGNVTIKLWDLGGQPRFRSMWERYCRAVLAIVYVVDAADSENLPVSRSELDDLLSKPSLSSIPLLVLGNKIDKPGALSKEDLTEQMGLESITDREVCCFMISCKNSTNIDTVIDWLVKHSKSKD, encoded by the exons tcTTTTCATCAAGCAAGAAATGGATATATCTTTAATAGGCCTTGAGAATGCTGGAAAAACATCACTTGTAAATGTTATTGCA ACTGGTGGATATAGCGAAGACATGATTCCAACG GTAGGGTTTAATATGAGGGATGTAACTAAAGGGAATGTGACAATAAAGCTATGGGATCTTGGAGGTCAACCGAGATTTCGCAGTATGTGGGAAAGATACTGCCGTGCAGTTTTAGCCATTGT GTATGTGGTGGATGCCGCTGATTCTGAGAACTTGCCTGTCTCAAGAAGTGAACTTGATGACCTGTTGAGTAAACCGTCACTAAGTAGCATTCCCTTGCTGGTACTGGGTAACAAGATTGACAAACCAGGAGCTTTGTCTAAAGAGGATCTGACAGAGCAAAT GGGACTCGAGTCCATTACTGATAGAGAAGTCTGTTGCTTCATGATTTCTTGCAAGAACTCCACCAACATTGATACAGTTATTGATTGGCTTGTGAAGCATTCTAAATCAAAGGATTGA
- the LOC121256985 gene encoding telomere repeat-binding factor 1-like isoform X2 — protein sequence MGAPKQKWTQEEEAALKAGVIKHGAGKWRTILKDPEFSGVLYLRSNVDLKDKWRNMSVMANGWGSREKARLAVKRVAQVPKQDENSMALSTVVQNDEDFVDAKPLGVSNDTLQVPAPKRSIVRLDNLIFEAITSLKEPNGSNKTTIATYIEEQYWAPTDFKRLLSAKLKYLTANRKLIKVKRKYRIAPTPAFSDRRNSSMLLLDGRQRVFQKVEKDDAHIFTKSQVDLELERMRYMTPQEAAVAAAQAVAEAEAAIAEAEEAAREAEAAEADAEAAQAFAAAAVKTLKGRNNPKMMIRA from the exons ATGGGTGCTCCTAAGCAGAAATGGACCCAAGAAGAGGAAGCAGCACTTAAAGCCGGGGTTATTAAGCATGGGGCTGGAAAATGGCGCACGATACTTAAAGATCCGGAATTTAGTGGTGTCTTGTATCTGCGTTCAAATGTAGATCTCAAG GACAAGTGGAGAAATATGAGTGTAATGGCAAATGGATGGGGCTCCAGAGAGAAGGCCAGGTTAGCTGTTAAAAGGGTGGCCCAGGTCCCTAAACAGGATGAGAATTCCATGGCTCTCAGTACTGTGGTTCAAAATGACGAAGATTTTGTTGATGCTAAGCCTCTTGGAGTTTCTAATGATACACTGCAGGTTCCTGCTCCAAAGAGATCTATTGTAAG gttGGACAATcttatatttgaggctataacTAGTTTGAAGGAGCCAAATGGTTCTAACAAGACAACTATTGCTACTTACATAGAG GAACAATATTGGGCACCTACAGACTTTAAGAGGTTGTTATCAGCCAAATTAAAGTATTTGACAGCAAACCGGAAGCTGATTAAG GTTAAACGCAAGTATAGGATTGCACCTACTCCAGCATTTTCTGACAGAAGAAATTCTTCCATGTTACTCTTGGATGGAAGGCAGAGGGTTTTTCAAAAAGTTGAGAAGGATGATGCCCATATATTTACAAAATCCCAGGTTGATTTAGAGTTAGAAAGGATGAGGTATATGACTCCACAAGAGGCTGCTGTGGCAGCTGCTCAAGCAGTTGCTGAGGCAGAAGCTGCCATAGCAGAAGCTGAAGAGGCAGCAAGAGAGGCAGAGGCAGCAGAAGCTGATGCAGAAGCGGCACAAGCTTTTGCAGCAGCAGCAGTGAAAACTTTGAAAGGAAGAAACAACCCAAAAATG ATGATCCGAGCTTGA
- the LOC121256985 gene encoding telomere repeat-binding factor 1-like isoform X1 has translation MGAPKQKWTQEEEAALKAGVIKHGAGKWRTILKDPEFSGVLYLRSNVDLKDKWRNMSVMANGWGSREKARLAVKRVAQVPKQDENSMALSTVVQNDEDFVDAKPLGVSNDTLQVPAPKRSIVRLDNLIFEAITSLKEPNGSNKTTIATYIEEQYWAPTDFKRLLSAKLKYLTANRKLIKVKRKYRIAPTPAFSDRRNSSMLLLDGRQRVFQKVEKDDAHIFTKSQVDLELERMRYMTPQEAAVAAAQAVAEAEAAIAEAEEAAREAEAAEADAEAAQAFAAAAVKTLKGRNNPKMVKFLC, from the exons ATGGGTGCTCCTAAGCAGAAATGGACCCAAGAAGAGGAAGCAGCACTTAAAGCCGGGGTTATTAAGCATGGGGCTGGAAAATGGCGCACGATACTTAAAGATCCGGAATTTAGTGGTGTCTTGTATCTGCGTTCAAATGTAGATCTCAAG GACAAGTGGAGAAATATGAGTGTAATGGCAAATGGATGGGGCTCCAGAGAGAAGGCCAGGTTAGCTGTTAAAAGGGTGGCCCAGGTCCCTAAACAGGATGAGAATTCCATGGCTCTCAGTACTGTGGTTCAAAATGACGAAGATTTTGTTGATGCTAAGCCTCTTGGAGTTTCTAATGATACACTGCAGGTTCCTGCTCCAAAGAGATCTATTGTAAG gttGGACAATcttatatttgaggctataacTAGTTTGAAGGAGCCAAATGGTTCTAACAAGACAACTATTGCTACTTACATAGAG GAACAATATTGGGCACCTACAGACTTTAAGAGGTTGTTATCAGCCAAATTAAAGTATTTGACAGCAAACCGGAAGCTGATTAAG GTTAAACGCAAGTATAGGATTGCACCTACTCCAGCATTTTCTGACAGAAGAAATTCTTCCATGTTACTCTTGGATGGAAGGCAGAGGGTTTTTCAAAAAGTTGAGAAGGATGATGCCCATATATTTACAAAATCCCAGGTTGATTTAGAGTTAGAAAGGATGAGGTATATGACTCCACAAGAGGCTGCTGTGGCAGCTGCTCAAGCAGTTGCTGAGGCAGAAGCTGCCATAGCAGAAGCTGAAGAGGCAGCAAGAGAGGCAGAGGCAGCAGAAGCTGATGCAGAAGCGGCACAAGCTTTTGCAGCAGCAGCAGTGAAAACTTTGAAAGGAAGAAACAACCCAAAAATGGTGAAATTCCTTTGTTGA